AAGAACCTACCAACTCATTGACCAAAAAGTTATATTTACACGTCAAAGAAGAAGATACAGTACATCCTACTGATCTATCAACTTTACAATTTGGTCGGCCACAGGTTCGGCCTCCTCTACAAACTTGACAAATTGGTTATGGTCACAAGTCGAACACATGCCATCGCCAAGAACACCTATCTTGGCCCAAGGCCAGTATGATTTGACAAGACCGAGGGCCTGCGCTACACAATTCCTAGAAGCTTCAGCCAAGTACTCGGCAAACTTCTGAGGAACCTTCTGCAGCCGATCAGCCAAACTGCCATCAAACTCCTCGGCGGAACCTACGGACTCGACCACAGTCTGAGCCGCCACCCGAAGCTCCTGCAACTCCTTCTGGTGCTCTTCAGTACCATCTGCAGCCACAACAAAAAGGACGTAAGCACCAGTATAACCAAAAAGGAAAGCCTCAGAACACAGATCAAGAGGTTACCTCGgttcttctggatcacctccttcagCATCTTGACCCTCTGCTCGAGCGCGGCTTTGTCCTTCTTCAAAGCGGCATTCTCCGCATCTATCAGAGTGATCTTCTAGCGATCCGCCTCAGTCGCTTTCAGCTTCTGAGACTTCAGATATGACCGGTTTGCCATTTGCTGCAGCAACACAATCGGTCTACATAGAAATATCACACAaggaaaaagtactcgacaatagTACTTATCACAGAAAACATGGTGAATTCCCGCACACCAGCCTGGAACTTCTTCATGTTTCCAGCCGTCAACTGCGGAGCATCCTCAAGCTCTTCACCATGATTGCACTCAAAGTGAGGGGGGACGCCGCAATCTCCTCCAGGAGGCTATCACTCGACTCCTCCTCAACTTCTGGTGAAACACCTGCTGCCCTATCCTCGTGAAGCAGCCGAGCAAATGGAAGAACCTTAGAACCATTATAAGGAGGAATGATGGGCTCACCAACAGGGACCCCCTCCGAAGGCTGCGATCCCGCCCCACCAGCCCTCCTCGAAGACTCCGCCACATCAGaaggagcagcagcagtaggagcCCTCTCCTCAACGACTCGCCTATGCTTAGGCACAGGACCAGGGTTGAAATCAGAGGCAAAAATGTCAGACAGCAAAACCTCAGTGAGACAAAAACCACCCGACTGGTTACCTGACATCGTTGCTAGCCCTTCTCTTCCGCACAGTTGTCCTCGGCTTCTTGGGACAACTAATGCCAGCTTCGGgtcccggactcccctcacGAGCCAAAAGTCCGACTCCTCCTGTCTTACCCTTCACCAAGTCTGCAAGGGTAGCACGATCATCGGAGTCAGAACTCGACAGAGTCTCCGAAACAGTTGGATCCAAATCCGGCCGATAATCATGAGGCTGCAAATGAGCGCTAGGCATCATATGGCTCGGCCAATGAACCTTTGGCAATGGAGGATCACTCCGATAGACCAACAAATCATCCTACAAAAGACCTAGAGTCAGCCAAAGCGCAAAAGGACAGTTCAGAAAAGCACTCGATGACAGAGAACCTTACCTGTTTCGAAAGATTACTCGCACGAAATAAATCCGGAAGCTCAGGCATGGAAGTAACACCCTCAAAAAGGTTATAAAGAATCATGACCAGTCTTCTCCGATGAAAATCGAGAGGGATCATACAATCCCGTATACTCGAACCCAGGGTGGATACGGCTCTGCAAGGGCTGGATTTGTCTCCCAAGCCAAGACGACACAACTGTAGCCCCAGTTACCCCCTCCCTTCACCGCTTAGCAATCCGCTTGAGAAGCTCTCCCACCTGATCAGCATTACTAGCAGGCACACACCACTCGTGACGCTGCTTTGGAGGTCCAGGAGTCCTCTCTGGAAGAGCAGGAGCATGGTCATCGATATAAAACCACTCCGCTTTCCAATCCCCAATCTGACGATGCAAAGAATACGGGATATACTTCTCCGCCATGCCAGGGCGAAAGTGGAGATCAGCACCCCCCACCCTTGCAATATTCCTAAGATTGGGATACGGATTCAAGGAAAAGAGACTTTCGAAAAGATCAAATTGGGGATGAATCCCAAGAAATGCCTCACATAGCTGGACAAAAATAGCTATATGCAGGATTGAATCAGGGGTTAAGTGATGAAGCTGAACACCCCAGAAGAAAAGAAGACCCCGCAAAAAGTCGCAAGCGGGAATGGCACGGCCACGCTCAACAAAGGCTTTGAAAAGAACAATTTTAGAAGTTTTTTCAAATGGCCTCCCATGACCCTCGGCCGACTGCCACTGAATCAAAGTTATGGATTGCAAAAGATGGCGACTAACAAGAGATGAGATCGCAGCTTCCGACAACTTACTCTTCTTCCACCCATCAGCGATCGTCGCCTCCCTCTCGGACACTTAGCGCTTGGACTTCTTCGGCGCCATCCGGAAGGTCACGAGCTTCTTCTCACGCATATGCTCGGGGGCTAagaaatcaaaggaagatagaaGACGAAGCCTAACATAGAAGGCTAAGGAAATGGCCGGAGGCAAGAAAAGATGAAAACACGGATCGGATCTCCGCTGTTAAATAAACAGGACAATGGCATTTCCGGGAATACCAGGAAAACCAAAGGTCACAAAGAACGCCTCGGTTTGGGAACATTAACCCTAAATCGAGGGATTTCAAGTCAAAGCTCGGGGGCTGCAAGATAGGCGTCATAAATGGCaaactttttttcaaaaacagaCTAAAGACAGCAATGACCCTCATCCTGATCCATcggttcaacctaaggctcgggggctactctttatggagcgcgagtacatcgcgcaccatatcaGAAGAAGAAATTTGGGgctagagcacctcatagcctcgatgcagctagggaagtacttggaagactactcgagGCACTCAAAGGACTCCAAGCCTGAGCAATGGATTCCAGAAGCACTCGAAGGCACTCGATGGacatcttcagaagtactcaacgcctgcaggactcgactacgaagagctcggtggcttgtcagacccggaaCCACGGGACTGCTCACgggcgtggaatattctagagtagggagtactgCATGGGTATGCCCTACCTctactgtaactactcgtacagcagtagaactagcctaaacgtactcggctaggacttttcatgtaaccctgctcccccagactatataagggcgaacagggacccTAAAAaaacaataccagagggaatacaaaccaccacacagaacgtagggtattacgctccggcggctcgAACATGTCTAAATTctatgttccttgcaccatcgcgttctgatctcggcgagtccctattCAGAACTATTCTCCTCGGGATATCCTTCGGAGAACTGGACAGTAAAACACCGAAACTAGCTCCCATCTCAAAGACCATCGGATGTGCAACAATAGATTTGTGACACCTATGTGGTGGGAGAGAGGGGACGTggtggggagggagggggtgggATATCAGATTGGTACAGAAAACCGAGTCAGGCAAAGAAAGAGCTCAGAAATCGAAACGTACCATAGCTCATTAGCTCTAGAGGAGAGAGGGGGTCGCATATCATGATGCAccacataaaaaaaataataaatttatagTGACGCACATAagcatattttctttttcaagAACACCGAATGGACTTATAATTGTACAGCAGATAATAAAATCTCAAAACTATTTATCATTGATGATGCATTCATGCACATATATTTACAATGATTGATGCACATAAACAATAAAATAATAtgaatttattttttaaaataataataaaatatcaAAATAATATGCAAATATTTTTGTGCAGATAAAAATCATCAAAATTGTTGAACATATGAGATGTGCCCAAGAATATCCAACAAATATTGTGATGCACTTTCCTTTTATGAACCAAGAAATAGATAAAGTGATAGTGTAATATACTAGGATGCACAAAAATATTACAAATATACATACTATGTgcatatattttattttcttattttttattcAATGTTTAGGATGCATTCacataaaaataacaaatccaTAGTGAtgcacaatttttttaataacACGGGATGGATCTATAATTGCAAAGCTATTTATTATTCAAGATGCAAATAAATTCATCCGGATTGATGCTTTATAATAATAAATAACATGgatatgttttgttttgttaagTCGTGAAAGTACCAAAAATATTTGAGCAAGGACATGCACATATTTTTGTGCAAATAAAATCACCAAAGTTACTGAACATATTAGATGcacatatttttatttgttcatACAAAAACTATTAGACATGAGATTCGTATGCACACAAAAATATCCAATAAAAACGTTGTCATACACTTTCTGTTAGATAATAAAATATATTAACAGATAGTGTAATACTAGTGTGCACATATATGTTGCATATACAAATTAAGAGCACGTTGAACTGTGCCTCCAAAATATGCCGTGGAGATTAGAAATGCAGTTTTCAATAGTTCAATTAATTCATATTTTTCACCATGTAGCCGTACAAGCATTCAATGGCAGCGTGAAGCAAGTTATCCTTTATTTTTTATCGCACGGTTTTCCATAAACCACCAGTCGCTGTCTTGCTGAAGCATGAAGCCGTTCAGATTGAATCGAACGGTTACCCTAATGGGAGCTAGGGAATGTGAGTTCCGCAGTTGATTTACGGTGTTGAGATCGAAGTCAAGGTAAACTCCCTGAACTTTATCAGAGTCAGAGTCAGAACAAAAAATGATTCGGACTCGGCATTTGCTTGTTGCCCCGAGCACCGAGCCGGATCGGCATGCAAGGGCGATGGGAAGAGACGAGGAAGCCAACAGGATGAATGAAATCCTCGCCGGCGGGTCCGGGCTCGCCGCAGGTCAGGTGAAGATGGTGTCCGGGCTCACCACAGGTGAAGATGATGTCGAGGGCGCTAGTGGCCGATCGCGTAGCAACTATGTTCGTCGCAAGTTGCTAGTAGAGGTGGGatgggccgtgccgtgccggtcCGGTCCGGCCTGGCTTTCTCGTGCCTCGTGCCGTGTCGGGTCTAGATTTTTAAGCACCTGCCGTGCCGGCACAACGAGTCTATTGTCAAGTTCAAGCACGGTCCATGGCACGCCGGTACGTCTTCATGCCGTGCGGCCCAACGGCCCAAACACGACCCTCCAGATACTTGCAATTGAATTTATATGAATCGATGCAGAAATGTTACTGTTGCAATTAGAAAGCACATAAACTATCGatgatataaaaattatataattttcttgaatgaataATATTTCCTTCTATGATTGTTGTTAATTAGAAATAAAAATTAACTGTCATAATAGAACAATAGGCTACGTACCGGCCGATGGGCTGTTtccgtgccgtgccggcccaagTACGGCCCAAAATGCGGGTCGTGCCATACAGCCCGTCATGCTGAGATCCTAGACACGGCACGACTCTCGTGTTCATGTTGTGTCGGCACGATCCAAAATATTTCGGCCCGTGCTGTGCTTTGGGCCGTGCCAAACGATCGTGCTGCAGCCCGCCCAAAAATAGCACGGCCTAAGTCCCAGCTCTAGTTGCTAGCAGCACGCTTATATCTCTCTAATACATGCAGATATcttggatttttttattttaatccacATCTTCTGTTCGTAGACTTCCACCAGTCCCTCGCCGGCGTGTAcgagccgtcgtcgtcgccgaaaGGCAGCAGCAAGCCGCCACCGCATCGGTTAGGGTCGGCAGTCGGTGGCCCAACTCCAATCCGAATGCTCTGAAAAGATGCAGGCACCATGGCGGGACGATTTTAGGAAGATGAGACGGCTATCGGATTTATGGTGCCCTCATCTCATCCTCGGggattttatatttttaccattataacggATGGCGCTCATCAAAATCTCATCTTTATAATGTCATCTATATCTATAGCAGCAGTGAGAAGTTTTACTTACAAATATACCACATTTGAGGATGTGGCAGCCACGGCACAGTGCCACGCAGGCGACGAGTCAGCACCGCCCCGACGCCGTGCCCCCGCCGTTTCTGCGCGCTGGGCCGGGTGACGCGGCGTTAACCCAACCCCACTCCCGTGAACTCCCAAATCGATCCCtccccctttcttcttcctgccgccgccccctcgcccCCGTATCTTGCTGGCGGCCCggactcccccgccgccgcccccatttGCCCTCCCGCTGTCCCTGCGCCAAGCTGGCCTCGCGGCCTGCCCTTCCGCGACGGTTGAAAGGTATGCCCCCAGCACGCGCTCGCGCTTTGCGCTAGGATCCAGTGTGCATTAGAGTTAGGGTTAGGGAACATGGACGCTGACTTTGTGTTGGGTCGTTTGCATTCCTCGGATGACCGTTTTCCTTTGATTCGTAGGCTTCTGATGTAGTGCTCGAGGTTGTTGTGTCGCAATGGGTAGCAGTGAATATCCTCCTTGGTAAGTGCTTTCTGAACTGAGCTGTGTAGGATGCATTGGAGGAGTTGGGTAGCgtctaatttcttttttttgtgattGTTTGCCCTGATGCTAGGATCGATCCTGGCAATGCGTTTAGACTAGTCGTTAAGGTTGCTAAATTCGTTGCTGATGGCGAGTACGGGCTAGTTGAAATGGCAGAGCAGCAACATGAGATATGGGTTGATAGAACCTGTCAGTATTATTTGGCCCAATTCCACGAGGAGTTAGCAACAAAGATAATTTGGGGGCCATCTCAAACACTTGCAGTGTGGgttcttgaccaagaaactggGTCTGAGTGGAAGATTAGGAGGGATGAGCACTTTGAGCATTCGGGAGAGATGGGATGAGAGGTTGGCTATTATTGCAGTAGATGTTGTGAGGAAGGATGGCTATATTGAAAATCCCAGCTCAGGGGCTTCAAAAGGTAGATGTGTCTCTGATGTCACTAGTGACCGTAATGTTGTGGTTGATGATGTTGAAGGTTGTGGAGATACCTGCAGTTCCCCCCAACAAATACCTGCTGATTTGCCTATAGCAGTTGACTGGACTACTCTAACAACAATAGGTCAGGGTGATGATGCTGATTTTGCAAAAGCAGTTGCTGATGAGGATAAGGTTTATGAGGCAATGGGATTTGATGAGCCAGAGCAAACAGCAGAAGAAGGAACACAAGAGGTGCCCATCCCAGGTATGTCAGCAGAGATTCAGGCTGATATGGAGGAAGCTGCTGTTAATATTGATGACACAGTTGAAGAAGAACCAATGCATGAATGGGATAGGGATAATCCAGAAATGAATGTTGGCATACTGTATCCCAGCATGAAGGAGTTTAGGCTAGCTGTTAGGCAGCATGCTATAGTTCATGAGTTTGAGTATGAAACTGACTGAGCATTCAGATAAAGAGAGATTCAGGGCTAAATGTTGTGCTCTTGGCTGCCCATGGATTCTTAGAGCTAGAACCCAACTGGATGGCAGTGTCAGGGTATATTTTTTTAGTGAAATAAAGTATTTATCCTTTGTTGCATTGTATTTTTTTATCGAGCTCATTTCTAACATTTGGTGTTTCATTATGCAGATTCAAATCAATCGGGGGGACCATAACCGTGCATCTACCCAAAGGGTTGTAAGCAAGATGGACAATATAGGCTGGGTGGCAGAGAGAGCAATCCCACTTCTAAAGAGGGACCCACAGATGGGGGCAAAAAAACTCCAAGCAGAGCTGAATTACAAGTACAACATTGAGATACCATATCAGACAGTGTAGAATGGCAGGCAGAGAGCAGCTGATAAGCTTTTTGGTAAGTGGGATGATTCATTTGACTGGTTCTATAGGTTTAAGGCTGAGATAGAGTTGAGATCTCCTGGGAGTGTTGTAGAGATAGATACTATCACTGATCCTGATGATGGAAATATTAGGTTTAGCATATTCTTCTGTGCATTCAAAGCTAGTATAGATGGCTTTACAAATGGCTGCAGGCCTTATCTTAACATAGATTCCACTGCACTCAATGGTATGTGGAATGGCCACATGCCTGCAGCCTTAGGATTAGATGGCCACAACTGGATGTTTCCTGTGGCATTTGGATTGTTCAGTATAGAGGATAAGGAGAATTGGATTTGGTTCATGGAACAATTTAGGAAAGCCATTGGCCCCATGGATAAGCTAGCCATATGCACTGATGCATGCAAAGGGTTGGAGTCATCTGTCAAGGCAGTGTTTCCACATGCAGAGATGAGAGAATGCTTCAGGCACTTGATGGACAACATAAAAAAATACTACTTTGGTGATGTGTATACCAAAAATATGTGGCCTGCAGCTAGAGCCTATTCAGCTCACAAATTCAAGTATTTCTTTGATAAAGTCTTAGAAGCTAGTTCAGATGTGCAGAACTGGCTGACACAACACCATCCATTTCTTTGGGCTAGAAGTAAATTCTCAGATGACATCAAGTGTGACTACATCAACAATAATTTAGCAGAATCATGGAATGCTTGGATCAAAGAGCACAAAGATCTACCTGTTCATTGCATGGCAGATGCAATAAGAGAGAAAATAATGATTTTATTTGCCAAAAGGAGGAAGATTTCCAGAGCTTTGTCACCTGGGATACTACCTGGGATCATCCATCAACTACATGCAGCATCAAGGGGATTAGGACACCTAAAGATTTCCAGAGGTCATCCAGATCAGGCTGAGATTACAGAAATATACAAGGATGAGGAAGTTAGAAGACATGTGGTGTACCTATCTCAGAAAGTATGCACATGTAGGCAGTGGCAGATAACTGGTCAACCATGTCCACATGCATTGGCTGTGATTACTAGCACTAGGCAACCAGACATGGGCAAATTTGTTGACCACTACTATCAGTGGACAAGTTTCAAGCTGCATATGATGGCATAATCCCCAACATCACTGACAGGTCCCAGTGGCCTGAGGTGGACAAAGGGTTCAAACTATACCCTCCATGCCAGAAGAAGAGAGCATGTGGAAGACTGAGGAAGAATAGAATTAAGTCAGCAAGGGAAACAGGTGGTAAGGCAACAAGGCAAGTGAGGTGTCCTAACTGCACAGAGCTTGGTCACAGGGCTGGCAGCTGGAAATGCCCACTCATTGGCACCAAGAAAAGGTGATTTCTAAATGTTTTCATATGTTCTTCCTTGGCATTTCATATCTATCAAGCTAATGCTGTCTGTCACTAATGCAGGAAGAGAACAAAAAAGAGCAAAGCAAAGCCTGGgaggaaaaaaagggaaaaaagataCTACTACTCAAGAAGCAACAACAACTCCTAGGACCAGAGTAGCTGTTGCAAGAGAAGTAGCAGAAAAAGCAAGGAAAGAAGCAATGGAAGCTGAGCTCAATGTAGCAGCAGCAAGGGAAGCAGCAGAAGCTTGCAGCAAGGCAAGAAGCAGTGGCTACAAGGCTTGCCTTCTCAACAGCACAAGCTCCAGATCAGGCCATAGATGAGCTGGCCTTACAAGTTGTAGGAGTTGTAGTACCAGAAGCCAGTAATCAGACAACAAGAGCTAGAAGGTACTTTTTATTTTGTAATGCAGCTACACTTTTGTAATCTATGAACCATCAAAATAACTTTGTTTTCCACAGGTCCTTATTTGCTAAAGATACCTTGGAGGTTCAAGTGCAAGCACCTACAAAAATGACTCCAAAGAAGAAGCATTTGGCAACTAAGGTGAAGAAGACACCTCAGAAGAAAGGACCTACAAAGAAGAAATGACCAGCCTCACTCTTGTGCTTTTGCATAAGCAGTCTGTTTAATGGCCAAAATTATCTTTTGCATGGCCTTGTTATGTAATGTTGGGCACAAAAACAGTATGTAATGCCCCAAGTTTCACATGTTCTATGTAATGATTTGCAAACACTATATATGCTGACTATTTGCTAGAAGATGGTTTGTAATGGCATCAAACTCTATGTATGCCAGGAATTTGCAATGTTAGGGATGTTATCGACTCAAGTTGCCAGAATATGTTTCATTTCAAATGTCAATTTGCCAGAATATGTTTCATTGCAAAGGCATGGCCACATCTGGTTCATTTCTGATTAAAGCCATTACAACTGATTCAAGCCATTACAATACCAAACTGAGCTCAAAACTGATTCATACATCTACTTCAAGCCATTACAACTGATCTCACAACCATTGCTAACACAACAATACCAAAAACAACAAAGACACATTTCATTTTCCATGTCAGATGCTCCAGCTTCTTCTCTAGCCTACTGCGGTCAATCATCCTCCATGCTGCCATGTGATCCTTCTTCCACTTCATCCATGTGCTCATACTGGATACTGACAATCTTCTTTTCAATCAACTTATCCAGGTACTCTTTCTGGAATCGGTAGAAGCCACATAACTTAGGATTCTGGAAACACGACCAAATCAAAGCTTCAATTTCCTAACAAAGTTGCATAACCAGTAACTTGGGATGGAGAAAGTTACCGCATTCCTAGGGCACTTGAAGAAGGTTCGCCCGTTGTTGATTGTATCTTTCTTCGCGCGAAGCTCGATCACATGGGCCATCTCGCAGTTGGGGCATTGAATCAAAGGAAGCCCGGATTCATTGCCGGTTGGATACGGCACACCAAGCACGCGCGTTGACATCCCATCTCGTTCCTACCTCCTCCCCGACCTACTCGCGCTCGAAGACACCGCTCTGTATGACATGGCCAGCTTGGCGCAGGGACAGCGGGAAGGCAaatgggggaggcggcgggggagtCCGGGCCGCCAATAGgatgcggcggcgagggggcggcggcaggaagaagaaagggggaGGGGATCAATTTGGGAGTTCACGGGAGGGGGGTTGGGTTAACGCTGCATCACCCGGGCCCAGCGCGCAGAAATGGCGGGGGCACGGCGTCGGGGCAATGCTGACTCGGCGCCTGCATGGCACTGTGCCGTGGCAGCCACATCCTCAAATGTGGTATATTTGTAAGTAAAACTTCTCACTGCTGCTATAGATGTAGATGACATTATAAAGATGAGATTCTGATGAGCGCCATccgttataatggtaaaaatgtaaaaaactACTCATCATCCGATGCTGCATAATGACGGCGCGGACGACAGGTGAGGATCGACAGAGAGGGGCTGCGGTAACAAAAGACCACGGGGCACGCCCGCCGCTCGGCCGTCTTCGGTGGCCGCACGTGGCCCGCGCTGCGCAAGCCAGCCGCGCGGCACGACCGCGGCTCGGCCGGCGCGCAGGGCGGCAGCCCACGGCGGTTCGGCGGACAATCTTGAACCGCTCCTGACGTCGGCGTCcgctggcggcggaggagccccTTGAACCGCACCTGACGGCGGCGTGTTCGGGCGGCGGAGCACTCCGCTCACGGTGGCGTGCCCAAGTGGttctcgattcctcgcgccgctgccgccggtccTAGACTccttgcgccgccgctgccgccgtcctggactcctggcgccgccgctggtcctGGACGCCTCGAGTCCTCGCGCCACCCCCCGtccgctttttttttcttcgacACGAGGAGTAGGCGTTCGCTCGTGGCTCGGCGCGCGTGCGGGAAGGGAGGAGGGATGACTGAGGAAGTTTGATCCAAGCAATATGGTCCGTTGGATCTGAGTGAGTAAGGGAAAATAGATCTATGAAACAATCTGGGCTGTTGATTTGAATGATTAGTAGAGTTTTTGGTGTACATTTGTGGGTGTACTTAGGAGGGGTGAGAAAGAATAATGACTGCAGTAAGCAAGTTGGTGGGTGTACTTAGGAAAGTTTTTTTTGGTGGATTATACGTAGTAGAGATTTAGTCCTTCATCATTAATATAAGGCTCACATGTCCCCCTCACaagatttctttatttttgtgTTCAAGctggctacaagcttgcaaccCACCTCTTCTCTCTTTCAACTCAACATTTAGCCTTCTTGCAGCCTGTTATAATATTGCTAACCTGCGAATTAGCCTCAATTTACGAGGTTGGTTGGTTTTAAATTAGCctgtatttaatatttctaattgaTGTCCCAACATTCAATATGAaatgactaaaatttagtcattTGGAGACCAATACCCCCGCATGTGGAAAAATGTCAAATGAGTGTATGTGAATCCATTCTTTTATTGGCTGCGATTCAGATTTCAGAGGTCTAGGACCTTGTCGCACATTGATCGACGTATTAGAATTTTGTCTTCCTGTTTTCACTTTTTAGGTTGCGTGAACTGCGGTTCATAGTTGTCATGAAAACTTTGCTTCTCTCCTCTTAATAAAAAACGTTCTGAAGCGCATAGGCActgtcagaaaaaaaaagatttcagAGGCACCAAATCTGTTTCAGTTGGCGCATGATAGAGAAGTATTTCGCTTGCACACCATTGACTGAAGCGCATGAAAGCAGAGGCTTGTGAgttctttttttaaatttttttttttgaaatgaggTTTGTGAGTTTTGAATGAGTCAGCGCATAGGGCATCTATCCGATCCATGCGTCAAAGAAGACTAGGTTGCAGGGTGCCTCTGGCTTTGGCGCAAGCGTATCGACcatcttcctgctgctgctcggtAGGCAGTGGAAAGCGGCAAAGTGGGCAGACATGGCTGATCCTGAGCCAGTTGAAGATGCACTGCTCATGGAAGGAGTGAGAGCAGGGCATCACTCTAAGCTTCTTGTTGCTCCCCTCAGAGTTTTCCAGGCACACGCTGCACTCCCCCTCCTTCGCGCTCTCCGGCAGACCCACGATCGCCTCCCCCGAGGCAGGCACGCTGCCAAAGCAATGCTGCCCAAATGAGTCTTCCAGCTCATGCGCATCCAGAATAACTCGGGGAAGCTGCACATCATGGTGATCTTGGGGGTAGAAGTCTGACCGAGTATGTACCATCAATAGACATGGTCGCCCCACCGGTTGGTTGTAACACCCCTCAATTAGGAGTGCTAAACACGATTTGAAGATtcaaatttggtcaaaattatCAAGCCACACGTGTAGCTCTCTGCTCTTTCTCCCGTGCGTCGTCGCCGTGGTCAAGTTGGCCACGAACGCCACTCGCGCGCGCTCACGACGCGCGTCCCCGCCCATGCCGTCCTTGTCTCGCTCGTAGGCCAGCACGCTCCTCTCCCGAACCCTCTCCATGCTGCCTGagccgcccacgcctctccctctccctctcgcgcGAGCGCCGC
This genomic interval from Panicum virgatum strain AP13 chromosome 8K, P.virgatum_v5, whole genome shotgun sequence contains the following:
- the LOC120643537 gene encoding uncharacterized protein LOC120643537; amino-acid sequence: MLKEVIQKNRDGTEEHQKELQELRVAAQTVVESVGSAEEFDGSLADRLQKVPQKFAEYLAEASRNCVAQALGLVKSYWPWAKIGVLGDGMCSTCDHNQFVKFVEEAEPVADQIVKLIDQ